A region from the Rhodamnia argentea isolate NSW1041297 chromosome 7, ASM2092103v1, whole genome shotgun sequence genome encodes:
- the LOC115752484 gene encoding protein TIFY 5A, whose amino-acid sequence MGKNCNLDLHLLSSISSSSSSSSSSYDESSSTTQQSHLNQQQLAILYKGRVRPFDLTEFQARAIIWLASREVESSSPPPLKKTPLWSPSASGLSMKRSLQRFLQERRKRARAMSPYISH is encoded by the exons ATGGGGAAGAACTGCAACTTGGATCTTCACCTCCTctcttccatttcttcttcttcttcttcctcctcctcctcttacGACGAGAGCTCATCAAC GACTCAGCAGTCGCATCTAAATCAGCAACAGCTCGCCATTCTTTACAAGGGGCGAGTCCGTCCCTTCGACTTGACCGAGTTTCAG GCAAGAGCCATAATTTGGCTTGCAAGTAGAGAAGTGGAATCTTCATCGCCTCCGCCATTGAAGAAGACCCCCCTGTGGAGCCCCTCAGCTTCAGGCCTTTCGATGAAGAGGTCGCTGCAGAGATTCCTCCAGGAAAGAAGGAAGAGGGCTCGAGCTATGTCTCCTTACATTAGCCATTAA